One Felis catus isolate Fca126 chromosome D3, F.catus_Fca126_mat1.0, whole genome shotgun sequence DNA segment encodes these proteins:
- the RNF152 gene encoding E3 ubiquitin-protein ligase RNF152 gives METLSQDSLLECQICFNYYSPRRRPKLLDCKHTCCSVCLQQMRTSQKDVRCPWCRGITKLPPGFSVSQLPDDPEVLAVIAIPHASEHTPVFIKLPSNGCYMLPLPIAKERALLPGDMGCRLLPGSQQKSVTVVTIPAEQQPLQGGAPQEAAEEEPDRRGVVKSSTWSGVCTVILVACVLVFLLGIVLHNMSCISKRFTVISCG, from the coding sequence ATGGAGACGCTCTCCCAAGATTCCTTGCTGGAATGTCAGATCTGTTTCAATTACTACAGCCCCCGGCGAAGGCCCAAGTTGCTGGATTGCAAACACACCTGCTGCTCGGTGTGCCTCCAGCAGATGAGGACGAGCCAGAAGGACGTGAGGTGCCCCTGGTGCCGGGGCATCACCAAGCTGCCCCCGGGCTTCTCCGTGTCGCAGCTGCCCGACGACCCCGAGGTCCTCGCGGTCATCGCCATCCCGCACGCGTCCGAGCACACCCCGGTCTTCATCAAACTTCCCAGCAATGGGTGCTACATGCTGCCCCTGCCCATCGCCAAGGAGCGAGCGCTGCTGCCCGGAGACATGGGCTGCCGCCTGCTGCCCGGGAGCCAGCAGAAGTCCGTCACCGTGGTGACCATCCCGGCAGAACAGCAGCCCCTGCAAGGCGGGGCTCCCCAGGAGGCGGCGGAGGAGGAGCCGGACCGGCGGGGCGTGGTGAAAAGCTCCACCTGGTCCGGGGTGTGCACTGTGATCCTGGTGGCCTGCGTCCTCGTCTTCCTTCTGGGCATCGTGCTGCACAACATGTCTTGCATTTCTAAGCGCTTCACTGTGATATCCTGTGGCTGA